The genomic window GCCGATGCGTTCGAATAGGTCACGCACGGTCTGGCGGAGGCTGCCGCGGTTCATGTCGTACGGTTCCCGGTACGCCTTGCACTGCTCGGAGTCGTAGACCTCGGACGTCGGCGTCGTGCACAGGTGAACCGAGCCGAAGTTCGACGCGTGGTCGGTCACCGCCGCAAAATCCAGGGGGCGCTCGAGCTTCACTTCGGGCATTCGGGGATCGAGCTGGATCGCTCCGCCCTTTGCGAACTTGTACGCCTCGTCCGGACGAACCCGGGTGCCGAACATGTTCGCGTCCATGGATACGGCGGTGTGGACGTGCAGGTCCCCCCAGAAGACCTGTCGTTCCGGTTGATTCTCGGAGCATTGCTCCACCGCCGTCGCCGAAGAGGACAGCACAAAGAGGAGCAGAATCGTGAGAAGTCCCTTCCGCCGATTGTTCATGGCCGGACGTTGCTCCGGTTTCTCCGTGCTCGTCAAGCGAGCTTGGGTGGATCCCCGCTACCTCGCCCCGGTCAAGTTTGTGGCGGCTTGCCGGGAGCCGGGCTGAAGCTCAGTGGGGTTCCAGGCGCAGTGTCAGTGGGTGGGGGAAGAAGCGAATGAAGAGGTCGCTCCAGTACTTCTCCGCCATGAGATCTTCGACCTGCTCGGCTTTGTCCGGAGCGGGGATGCCCTCGACCTTGGCGAATTTCTGTCCGGCGATCTTCACCGGCATGTAGGGTTTGGTCGTGCTCTCGTTCACCTGATCGGCCGCGCGGTTTCCGAGTCGGACGTAGACGTCGCCGTCGATCACCACGAGCCAGACCGGGAACGAGTAGAGCTCTTCACCCGGGGCGGTCGTGCCGAGCTCGATGGTCTCGGTGTCGATCCAGTCGGCAGGGGTCCAACCGTCGGCCGCCGCAGCGGAAACACCGGGGCTCATGAGGAGGATCAATCCCAGAGTGGTCGTCATCCATCTCGTCGCTAGGGTGCGCATCTGGTCTCCTTTTGGCGGGGGCGCCGTGGTCCGGCGTCCCCCGTACTGCACCCCGGCCGAAACGCGAAACGGTCGAAGGCAGGCCACTTTCCTTGCGTTGCGGGCACGTGACATAGGCTGAAACCGGGAATTCGATGCGCGGAACATGGCGACGTCGACAGGGGCCGGCCCTCCTGATGGCCCTCACGCTCACGAGCGTGGGCTGTTCGGCCAAACACTGGCCGAGTGTCAGTGAGGGCGAGCGGGATGGCGTCCTCGCCGAGGTGCACGGGGCCACGATTGCGGATTTCGATGCAGGGAAGGCGCACCGCCGCCGGTGGACTAGGCGCCTGACCCAGGATGGATCGGCGGCAGGTCGTCGTGAGCGATCTTGGGTCAGGGTCCTAGTCCGGTTGCGCGTTGAACTCGTTGGCTTCGACGCCCAAGGGGTGCTCGTACGCCTCGAAGCGTCCGAGGCCGCACACGCTCAGCGAACCTCCGAGTACCTGGATGAGGTCGAGGTCGCAGAGCCGGTCGAGTGGCGTCGTGTAGCCGAAGCCGCCCTGAATCCGGAGCCCGTAGCAGCGCTGCGGCAGCGCGTTTCGCCAAATCGCGCCGTCGCGCATGTGAAACAGGATCGTGCTGTCATCGACGATCTCGCTGCGATCGATCCGCGAGATTGACAGGCATCGTTTCGCCGCGGGGTCCGATGCGGATGGGGTGGCCGGCGGCGTGGAGTCGGTCGCCGCGGAGCTGCAACCGAGCACGAACAGGAGCGCGAGGGCGGTCGAGACCCGCATCGCGGCGTCCGCCTCAGCGTCCCTTCGCGGAGTGGGTCGGAGGTGCCGGCGCGAGTTCCGGCGCGAGCGCGGTGATCACCTGCCCGATTTCGGCCATGTCGAGCCGTTCGCGGAGGCCCAGGAGCTCGGTGCGATCGATCAGACTTCCGAGGCTGATGAACAGCCATGTCCGGGCACGTAGGTCGAGTCCGGCGGGGATGAGTTCCGCCTTCTCGGCTTGCTGGTAGAGGCCAAGTACGAAGTCGAAGGTCTCAAGAAAGTGCGCACGAAGCTTCTCGTTCACTTCGGGATCTTCGGTTTCGATCTCTGCCCGAGCCCGGAGCATGAGGGTCGACGTGTCCCGCTGCAGGTCCTCGAAGTACCAGATGCCGAGGCCGATGAGCGCGTCTACCGGCGTGGCGCTCTCCCGCGCCATCTCGTGCCAGCGAGAGAGGATCTCACCGGAGCCGAGCTCGATCGCTTCGAGATAGAGCTCCCGCTTGCTGTCGAAATACCGGTAGAGCGTAGGCTCGCTGATCCCGATTTCGCGCGCGATGTCCGCGGTGCCGGTCTCGCGGTAGCCCTTCTGCGCGAATGCCTTCATCGCCGTCCGAAGGATTTCGGCGCGTCGTTCGGCCGCGGGCCTACGCGCGGCGCGGGCGCGCGGGACGGAGGAAGCTCGTCCCATAGTGCGTTGGGACTACACTCCGGATGGCAGGTCGATCAAGCGTTTCGTTTCTGGGCCTGGTCGAGCGAATTGCGCACGGCGTCGAGCCGGGCATCGGCCAGTTCGCGGATATCGGGGTGGGTCCAGATGTACTCGAGGTCGTCGATCACGCCCTGCCGAACGATCTGGCCGACCTGTTCCGGTGCCATGCCTTCGTCGATGATGGATTGAACGGCGGGATTGTCGGCCTCTTCGGGTCCTCCGAACTCGGGCAGCCGATTCCGGGCGCTCATCACGATCTTCGTGTTGGTGTTCCCCGCGCAGAGGGCGGAGCAGCTGAGGCCGTAGTCGGCGCCTTCCATGCGAAGCGTTTCCGAGATCCCGACGACGGCGTACTTGCTCGCGACGTACGGTGCGAGGCCGGGGTGCGGCCACATCCCGGCGGTGGAAGCCGTGTTCACGACGTGCTTCTCGCCGTCCTGCTTCTTCATGCGGTGCACGAACGATTGGATCCCGTTCACAACGCCGTGAAGGTTCACGGCGAGGACCCAACTCCAGTCGGCGGGTGTGAGGTCATGCATGGAGCCGAACGCCACGACGCCGGCGTTGTTGCACAGGAGGTGGACCGCGCCCAATTCGGTGTAGACGGCGTCGGCGAGAGCTTCCACCGAATCTGCCTGGGTCACGTCGGTCTTCACGGCGAGCCCCCGGACGCCCAGCTTCTCGACTTCTGCTTTGACGGACGCGGCCGCGTCGACTTCGATGTCGGCGAGCACGACGTTCATGCCGGCTTCAGCGAAGGCGAGGGCCATGCCGCGACCGATTCCGGAACCGCCGCCGGTGATGACTGCGTTCTTGCCTTTGAGGTCTTTCATCCGATCACCAATGGGTTGCCTTCGGTCCACGTCGTCGCGAGTTCGCGTCGACTGATGCGCCACCCGTCGCTCGTGCGAACGAGGTCGTCGCGGTACACCCCCGCGAGAATGAAGTGGGGTCCACCCGGTGCGGATTTCCGGATGTGCTGCGCCATCAGATAGCAGCAGCTCTTTGCCACGTCGCCGTCGACCGTGATCTCGAAGTTCGAGATGAAGTGCTGTGATCCGTCGAGCGGTTCGAGGGCGTTGCGACAGATCTTCTCGATCTTGTCGTATCCCTTGTGGTCGCCGAGCGTTCCGTAGTCGGCGACGGCGTCAGGGAGGAAGCACGTGGCCAAGCGCTCCCAGTTTTTGGCATCGAGGGACGTCCCATACCGGACGAGGAGGTCCTGGATGGCGAGTCGGTCGCGCAGGTTCTCGTCGCTCATGATGTGCTCTACGCTTTGATGACGAGCTTGCCGCGGTTTCCACCGCGGAACATTTGGCAGAACGCGTCGCCAGTCTTGTCGACGCCGTCGATCATCTGCTCGACGTTCTTGATCTTGCCCTCTTTGAGCCAGGCCCCGAGCTGTCCGATGCCCTCGGGATAGCGCTCGACCTGGTCGGTGACCATGAAACCCTGCAGCAGGGCGCGGGCGGTGATGACCTTGAACATGTTCCGAGGCCCGGGGGGCGGCTCGACCTGATCGTACGCGGAGAGCGCGCCGGAGAGGACGACGCGAGCTCCCTGCGCGAGCCGCGCGAGGGTTTGGTCGAGCGTGTCGCCGGCCACGTTGTCGAAGTACACGTCGACACCGTCCGGGCAGTGCTTGTCGAGTCCGGCTGCGATGCCGCCCGGTGCTTGGTAGTTGATCGCGGCGTCGATCCCGAGCTCTTCGACGAGCCACTTACATTTCTCGTCGCTGCTCGTCGTACCGACGACCCGGCAACCCAGGATCTTTGCCATCTGGCATGCGACGTTGCCGACAGCGCCTGCGGCCGTGCTGATCAGAACGGTTTCACCGGGCTGTGGCCTGCCGATGTCGGTCAGCCCGAAATAGGCGGTGAGCCCCGTCGCGCCCAGCAGGCCCATGTAGGCGGAGAGCGGCACCTGCGGGTCGGCCTCGAGCTTGGTGATGTAGTCGGTGCCGTCTGCGAGGGAATAGCTCTCCCAGGCGGTGCGGCCCATGACGAGTTCGCCCGTGGTATACTCGGGATTCTTCGACTCGATCACCTTTCCGAGGATCAAGCCGGTCACCGGAGCGCCGATTTCCATGGCCGGCATGTACTCGTCGCCCGAGCCTTCGTTCATCCACTGCCGGAACCCGGCGTCGAGCGAAATATACAGATTCTGAATCAGGAATTGCCCTTCCCCTGCTTGGGGAATCGGCGCTTCTCGGCACTCGAAATCGGTTTCTGTGGGGTTGCCTACGGGCCGCGCGCGCAGGTGGATTCTCAGGTTTTTCTCACTCATCTCGGATCCTGGGGTGGGCGGCGACGAGGTCGCGGGTACCGGGCGGCACTACGATGAAGGGACCTCGACTGTCAATCGGCTTTCCCACCGTTGACAACGATTCGGTGGGGATTCCATAGTCGGCTGGTGCGTCCTACTGACCCCTCCCGGGGTGCTCCCGCCGAGAGCGAAGTCCCGACCAGCGATCCGTCTACCGCGGAGCAGGCACTGCAATCCAAGCAGTTGCTCGGCGCGGTGATGGAGGCGTCGTACGATGGGATTTGCCTGATCTCGCCCGAGGGGACTTTCCTGGAAATGAACGGTGCCTTCGAGCGGATTACGGGTGTGAACCGAACGAAGTGGATCGGCCGCACGATCGACGACATGCGCAGCGCGCCGGGCATGACGCGGAATTCCGCTGCACTTCAGGTGCTCAACGGCTCGTATCCGGCGACGACGCTGGTGAACATCTCGGGGGGCGAGCTGATGCTCGTGACCGCGAGCCCGCACTTCGGCGAGCGCGGGACGCTGCAGAGCATCATTCTGAACGTCCGGAACATCACGCAACTGAACTACCTGAAGCGCCAACTCGAAGACGATCTCGGCGAAGAAGCTCTGGCCGAGGGGCCCTCGGTCGTTCAGGAGCGGCTCACGCGAGCCGGCTTCGAAGACTTCGTCGTGAAGAGCCCCATCATGGAGGGCATCGTCTCGACGGTCCTCCAGATTGCGGATTTCGACCTCACCGTCCTGGTCGAGGGCGAGACTGGGGTCGGAAAGGGCATTCTCGCGAGCCTGATCCATCGCCTGAGTCGTCGCGCGGACAAGCCGTTCATCGAGGTGAACTGCGGGGCCATCCCGGAGTCCCTCGTCGAATCCGAGCTGTTCGGGTACGAGCCGGGCGCGTTCACCGGGTCGGTGCGCGGCGGCAAGACGGGCTACTTCGAGGCGGCCGAGGGCGGGACGATCTTTCTGGACGAGATCGGCGAATTGCCCAAGGAATCCCAGGCGAAGTTGCTCAAGATCCTGGACGACCGGATGCTCACGCGGGTCGGGGGGACCGGCCAGCGGCGCTTGGACGTCCGCGTGATCGCGGCCACGAATCGCCGCCTTCGCGACCTGGTTCGCCACGGCCAATTCCGCGCCGACCTCCTGTATCGCCTCGAGACGATTCCACTGGTGGTACCGCCCTTGCGGGACCGTAAAGAAGACCTGAAGGCGCTGATCCACAGCTTGCTGGAGCGCTACAATCAGGAGTTCAGCACCGACAAGGTCATCGCCTCGGAGGCCGTCCGCCGTCTGATGGAAGATCCGCTCCCGGGCAACGCCCGCGAGCTGAAGAACCTCCTGGTCCGCCTCGTTTTGACCTGCCAGGGCAGCGAGATCGGTCTTCGGCACGTCCGCGAGGTCCTGGACCGGTCTGGGAGCGAGACGCACGGGACCGAGACCCCGTCGCCGGAGGTCCCGGCCGACGCTCCGCCGACGTCGATGAAAGCCCGGATCGAGGAGTTCGAGCGGTCGATCCTGGTGGAGTCCTCCCGGCAGTGCCGATCGACTTACGAGGTCGCCGCGCGCCTCGGGATCAACCAGTCGTCGGTCGTTCGCAAGATGAAGAAGTACGGCATCCCGCCGCCCGCCTCTCATTGACGACCTGCGTCGTAAAGACGCCTCCCCGGCACGCCTGCATCGGGCTTCGATGCCGCGATGCATTGTCGATGCAATTGCGCATCGGGCGATCCGCACGTGCCCCCGAGTTCTCGGTGTTTCGAGGCTCGCCGCGCTGGCCGGTGGGTTGCTTTGTTCGTCGGTTCCAGCCGCTCACGCGCGCCCTGCGCACGGAGCCGCAGCGATCGACTCGCAGCATCGAGCCAGACCGGGGGAACGAGATCATGGCGCAAGACGGGAAGGACGATCGCACCGCTGAGGCCGAGAAGGCCGGCACTCCGCCGTTCGTGTACGCCCCGATGGGCCCCGAGCAGCTGGCGAACCCGTATCCGACGATCGCGCAGGCGCACGCCGAGAAGCCGGTCTTCTTCAGTGAGGCCTTCAGCCTCTGGATCGTCACCCGGTACGAGGACATCTGGACGATCCTGCGGGACACGGAGCGCTTCACCTCCTCGGCTTCGGTGACGGTTGGGACCGAGACCCCCGACGAAGTGAAGGCAGTCCTCGCCGAGGGCTGGGGCGAGGTAGACACTCTGGTCACGAACGACCCGCCGGTCCACACCCGTTTTCGCAGCTTGGTGAACAAGGCCTTTACGCCGCGGCGCGTCGCGGGTCGCGAGGAGCACATCCGCGAGCTGGCGAACAGTCTGGTTGATGCTTTCATCGACGCGGGTCGCGTGGACATCGCGACGGAGTTCGCTGTGCCCCTGCCGCTGACGGTGATCGCGGAGATCCTCGGTGTGCCGACCGCGGACGTGGCCAAGTTCAAGCAATGGAGCGACGACATCACGGCGCGCCTCATGCCGCTTCCGCTCGAACGGGACATCGAGTGCGCTCGGAGCCTGGTCGCGTTCCAGCACTACATGAACGCGATGCTCGACGAGCGTGCGAAGAATCCGCACGACGACATGCTGAGCGACCTGCTCACTGCGCGCGCGGACGGGATGGAACCGCTTTCGCGCGGTGAGATCCTGAGCATGCTCCAGCAGATCCTCGTTGCCGGGAATGAGACCACGACGAGTCTCATTAGCAACATGGTCGGGATCTACCTCGAGCGGCCCGACGAGTGGCGGGCGCTGGCGGAGGACCCGAGCCTCGTGCCGGACGCGGTCGAAGAGGTTCTGCGCATGGAGTCCCCGGTGCAGGGGCTCTTTCGGAGCACGAAGGAAGAGCTCGAACTCGGAGGAGTCGTGCTGCCCAAGGGCGCGCATCTCCAGCTCCTGTACGGCGGCGGCAATCGCGACGCGAGCGAGTTCCCGAACCCCGACGAGTTCCAGCCGGGACGCAAGAACGGCGCGTCGCACCTCGCGTTCAGCGGCGGTGTGCACTTCTGTCTCGGCGCGGCGCTCGCGCGGCTCGAAGGGCGGATCGCGCTCGAGACCCTGTCGCAGCGTCTGCCCGGCATTCGCCTCGACCCGGACGGCCCGACCGCGCTGCGCCCGCATTTCTTTCTGCGCGGCTATGAGCACCTCTCGATCGCCTGGGGGGCGGGCCACTGAGGGCTCGTCCGTCAACCCGGGGCGCCTTGCACGGCGTCCGCATCGTCGAGTGTGGCGAAGGTGTTTCGGCTCCGTTCTGCACGCGCGTGCTCGCCGATCTGGGCGCCGAAGTCTGGAAGGTCGAACCGGCCGAAGGGGATGTCGCACGTACCTGGGGACCGTTCCCCGAGGGCACGATCGACGGCGAAGCCAGTGCGATGTTCGGCTATCTCAACGCTGGCAAGAAGAGCGTGCGTCTCACGGGCGAGCCCAACGCCGACAACGCGATCGTCTCGAGCCTGACGTCGCACGCCGACGTCTTTGTGACGAACCTGCTGTCGCCCGCGCAGAATCGCTTGGGTGTCGATATCGATGCCGTCGGTCGCGAGCGCGCGGATCTGATTTCGATTCAGTTGTCGCCCTACGGCGCTTCGGGCCCCTGGGCCGGCATGCCCGGACAGGGAATCAACGTGTGTGCAGCTTCGGGGATTAGCGTGATCCTCGGTGAGCCTGGGCGGACGCCTCTGTCGTTTCCGGCGGAGCTCCCCGGCCTGCAGGCGGGACTCCACGGTGCCGGGGCCGTGCTCGCGGCACTCCTTTCGCGTCTCAAGAGCGGGAACGGCCACTGGATCGACGTCTCCGAAGCCGACGTCCTCGCCTACTACGCTGGAGGCATGTCGCTCTTCATCCTCGGCAGCGGCGGCGATTGGATGCGGCGCGGCTTCGAACGTCACGGGGGCATCTATCCCTCGGGCTTCTATCCCTGCGGCGACGGATTCATCTTTCTCGCTACACAGACGCGCGCGCAGTGGTCGGGCTTCCTCGAGTTAATGGGCGATCCGGAGTGGGCGAAGGCCGATCCGGTGTTTCAGGACGGAGTCGCGATCGGCTTTGAACGTGCGGAGGAAGTAGACCTGCACTTCATCCCTTGGCTGCTCGAACACACGAGAGCGGAACTCGCGGTCATGGCACGCGAGGCCAATCTCGTTCTCGGACCCATCAACGAACCGCCGGACGTACTTGCGAGCAGCCATCTCGAAGAACGTGAGTTCTGGACGACGGCGCGGATGGGCGGCGCGGATTTGCGGATCCCCGGAATGGGGTATCGCCTCTCTGAGACGCCGTACTCGCTCGGGCCGATCCCGCGCCTCGGGGAGCACGGGGAGATCGCGCCGGTCGACGCTTCGAGCAGCGAGGATGTCCCGGCCGTGCCCGGTCCGCGGCGGACGCGTCCGCTCGCGGGCTACCGCGCGGTCGAGTTCGGCTTCAACTGGGCGGGTCCGATGGTCGGCCAGATCCTTGCCGACATGGGCATGGAGGTCATCAAGGTCGAGACCGCCGGCCGCCTCGACTTCATGCGGCATTGGAAGCACGCGCGTCGGTTCTTCCACAACGCGAACCGCAGCAAGTTGTCGGTGTCGGTCGACGTGAAGAAGCCGGAGGGCCGCGAGTTGGTACTCTCGCTCGTCCGGGAGTCTGATCTAGTCTT from Candidatus Binatia bacterium includes these protein-coding regions:
- a CDS encoding helix-turn-helix domain containing protein, which translates into the protein MGRASSVPRARAARRPAAERRAEILRTAMKAFAQKGYRETGTADIAREIGISEPTLYRYFDSKRELYLEAIELGSGEILSRWHEMARESATPVDALIGLGIWYFEDLQRDTSTLMLRARAEIETEDPEVNEKLRAHFLETFDFVLGLYQQAEKAELIPAGLDLRARTWLFISLGSLIDRTELLGLRERLDMAEIGQVITALAPELAPAPPTHSAKGR
- a CDS encoding SDR family NAD(P)-dependent oxidoreductase encodes the protein MKDLKGKNAVITGGGSGIGRGMALAFAEAGMNVVLADIEVDAAASVKAEVEKLGVRGLAVKTDVTQADSVEALADAVYTELGAVHLLCNNAGVVAFGSMHDLTPADWSWVLAVNLHGVVNGIQSFVHRMKKQDGEKHVVNTASTAGMWPHPGLAPYVASKYAVVGISETLRMEGADYGLSCSALCAGNTNTKIVMSARNRLPEFGGPEEADNPAVQSIIDEGMAPEQVGQIVRQGVIDDLEYIWTHPDIRELADARLDAVRNSLDQAQKRNA
- a CDS encoding nuclear transport factor 2 family protein — its product is MSDENLRDRLAIQDLLVRYGTSLDAKNWERLATCFLPDAVADYGTLGDHKGYDKIEKICRNALEPLDGSQHFISNFEITVDGDVAKSCCYLMAQHIRKSAPGGPHFILAGVYRDDLVRTSDGWRISRRELATTWTEGNPLVIG
- a CDS encoding NADP-dependent oxidoreductase, giving the protein MSEKNLRIHLRARPVGNPTETDFECREAPIPQAGEGQFLIQNLYISLDAGFRQWMNEGSGDEYMPAMEIGAPVTGLILGKVIESKNPEYTTGELVMGRTAWESYSLADGTDYITKLEADPQVPLSAYMGLLGATGLTAYFGLTDIGRPQPGETVLISTAAGAVGNVACQMAKILGCRVVGTTSSDEKCKWLVEELGIDAAINYQAPGGIAAGLDKHCPDGVDVYFDNVAGDTLDQTLARLAQGARVVLSGALSAYDQVEPPPGPRNMFKVITARALLQGFMVTDQVERYPEGIGQLGAWLKEGKIKNVEQMIDGVDKTGDAFCQMFRGGNRGKLVIKA
- a CDS encoding sigma 54-interacting transcriptional regulator gives rise to the protein MRPTDPSRGAPAESEVPTSDPSTAEQALQSKQLLGAVMEASYDGICLISPEGTFLEMNGAFERITGVNRTKWIGRTIDDMRSAPGMTRNSAALQVLNGSYPATTLVNISGGELMLVTASPHFGERGTLQSIILNVRNITQLNYLKRQLEDDLGEEALAEGPSVVQERLTRAGFEDFVVKSPIMEGIVSTVLQIADFDLTVLVEGETGVGKGILASLIHRLSRRADKPFIEVNCGAIPESLVESELFGYEPGAFTGSVRGGKTGYFEAAEGGTIFLDEIGELPKESQAKLLKILDDRMLTRVGGTGQRRLDVRVIAATNRRLRDLVRHGQFRADLLYRLETIPLVVPPLRDRKEDLKALIHSLLERYNQEFSTDKVIASEAVRRLMEDPLPGNARELKNLLVRLVLTCQGSEIGLRHVREVLDRSGSETHGTETPSPEVPADAPPTSMKARIEEFERSILVESSRQCRSTYEVAARLGINQSSVVRKMKKYGIPPPASH
- a CDS encoding cytochrome P450; the protein is MQLRIGRSARAPEFSVFRGSPRWPVGCFVRRFQPLTRALRTEPQRSTRSIEPDRGNEIMAQDGKDDRTAEAEKAGTPPFVYAPMGPEQLANPYPTIAQAHAEKPVFFSEAFSLWIVTRYEDIWTILRDTERFTSSASVTVGTETPDEVKAVLAEGWGEVDTLVTNDPPVHTRFRSLVNKAFTPRRVAGREEHIRELANSLVDAFIDAGRVDIATEFAVPLPLTVIAEILGVPTADVAKFKQWSDDITARLMPLPLERDIECARSLVAFQHYMNAMLDERAKNPHDDMLSDLLTARADGMEPLSRGEILSMLQQILVAGNETTTSLISNMVGIYLERPDEWRALAEDPSLVPDAVEEVLRMESPVQGLFRSTKEELELGGVVLPKGAHLQLLYGGGNRDASEFPNPDEFQPGRKNGASHLAFSGGVHFCLGAALARLEGRIALETLSQRLPGIRLDPDGPTALRPHFFLRGYEHLSIAWGAGH
- a CDS encoding CoA transferase; protein product: MHGVRIVECGEGVSAPFCTRVLADLGAEVWKVEPAEGDVARTWGPFPEGTIDGEASAMFGYLNAGKKSVRLTGEPNADNAIVSSLTSHADVFVTNLLSPAQNRLGVDIDAVGRERADLISIQLSPYGASGPWAGMPGQGINVCAASGISVILGEPGRTPLSFPAELPGLQAGLHGAGAVLAALLSRLKSGNGHWIDVSEADVLAYYAGGMSLFILGSGGDWMRRGFERHGGIYPSGFYPCGDGFIFLATQTRAQWSGFLELMGDPEWAKADPVFQDGVAIGFERAEEVDLHFIPWLLEHTRAELAVMAREANLVLGPINEPPDVLASSHLEEREFWTTARMGGADLRIPGMGYRLSETPYSLGPIPRLGEHGEIAPVDASSSEDVPAVPGPRRTRPLAGYRAVEFGFNWAGPMVGQILADMGMEVIKVETAGRLDFMRHWKHARRFFHNANRSKLSVSVDVKKPEGRELVLSLVRESDLVFDNFAAGVMERLRLGYDDLRGVKQDIIGLSMAMAGQTGPLRHLRGFATIATGFAGIENAIGYAETGPTGLPVIGLGDANAAIQGVVSALAALHHRERTGQGQAIDLSQIEAATTLSGALLARHQFDPSASTRPQGNQHDRMVPHGIYPTSGDDRWISLAVDSDEEWVALVGALEAPSWAMDATLATAEGRRTRRSEIDEQLAAWTAGHERDALVERLAVVGLAVAPVLGIEELTTWPQFAARGLVEELPSFEGERETVYRTPWHLSETPDALTGPSPRVGEHNEYVFKEVLGLGSDRVEELVAQEVIH